A genome region from Cherax quadricarinatus isolate ZL_2023a chromosome 59, ASM3850222v1, whole genome shotgun sequence includes the following:
- the LOC128698703 gene encoding IST1 homolog, whose protein sequence is MFASGPNYNKLKTNLRLAINRLKLLEKKKTELAQKARKEIADYLTTGKIERAKIRVEHIIREDYLVEAMEVTEMYCDLLLARYGLIQQMKDLDEGLAEAISSLIWAAPRLQTDVAELKLIADQLTLKYGKPYGQVST, encoded by the exons atgtttgcttcaGGACCCAACTATAACAAGCTGAAGACCAACCTGAGGCTGGCTATCAACAGACTCAAGCTGCTGGAGAAAAAGAAAACTGAGCTAGCGCAGAAGGCCAGGAAGGAGATAGCTGATTACCTGACTACAGGCAAG ATAGAGCGAGCCAAGATCCGTGTGGAACACATTATTCGCGAGGACTACTTGGTGGAGGCCATGGAGGTTACAGAAATGTATTGTGACCTACTCCTTGCTCGCTATGGTCTCATCCAGCAAATGAA AGATCTTGATGAGGGTCTTGCTGAGGCGATTTCGTCACTCATCTGGGCTGCACCAAGACTCCAAACAGATGTTGCAGAACTGAAGCTTATTGCTGACCAGTTAACTCTTAAATATGGAAAGCCCTATGGCCAGGTTAGTACATAA